A region of the Streptomyces durocortorensis genome:
TATCTGATCGCCCGTGAGCTGGGACTCGGCCGGGTCCTGCAATGGAGCGTCGTCAGCCGCAGCACCCTCAGGGGCGGCCTGTACGCGTACGACGCGATCGGCCGCGCCCAGGCCATCGCGGCCTGGCGGGCGGCCGACTCGGGGGACGGCCGGGCCGGGCCGGGTGCGGGGACGACCCCGGACGCCGAAGGGCCTCCCGCGCTGGGGGATTTCGTCACGCTCGGGCCGCTGGGCACGGCGCTGCTCGCCTTCGAGCGCCCCCGGGTGCTGCTCGTCGATGAACTCGACAAGAGCGACATCGACCTGCCGAACGACCTTCTCCACGTCCTGGAGAACGGCAGCTACGACATCCCCGAACTCGGGCGCAGCGACGTGGGGTCGGCGACCGTGTTCACCGACGACCCGCACGGCCGCGCCCTGGTCGAGGGCGGCCGGGTGGAGTGCGCGCAGTTCCCGGTCGTGGTCATCACGAGCAACGGCGAGCGTGAGTTCCCCGCCGCGTTCCGCCGCCGCTGCCTGCCGCTGGAGATGCGCCCGCCCAGCCGCGAGCAGCTGATCGGTATCGTCGTCAGCCACTTGCAGCAGTGCCCGGAGGGCGTCGAGGCGCTCGTCGACGAGTTCGAGAACCGGCTGCGCGGCGGCGGAACCCAGTCGATCGACCAGTTGCTGAACGCCGTTCAGCTGACGACCGCGGGCGGTTTTCAACCCGATGCCGCCGGGCGTAAGCTCATCGAGATGCTCCTCCGAGACCTCTCGAAGGGCCGCTGATGGACGGCTTGCCCCGGGAGCGCGCTCCGGACACCTCGTCCGTGCCGACCGACTCCCCCGACCGCGACCCAGGCGACCGACATGAGGGCGGCGGCCCGCACGATCCCGGCGGGACCGACTGGAGGGTCCTAGCCGACGCGGCCTGGCTCGCGGCAGCCCGCATCGGCTCCGCCCGCACCGGCAGCCCAGGACCGGGCCGGCCGCCCTCCGACGTACCCCACCCCGACGCACCGTTCCCCACGGACCTGCCGCCCTCCGGGCCGCACGGCCCCGGCGCGGACACCGTGCCCGGGGTCTCCGGGGTGCCCGGGCCCCCGGAGTTCGAACGCGAGATCCGGTCCGTCCGGGAGCGGGCCCACGGCAGCCCCGACCGGATGCCGGGCACCGGCACCGCCCCCGTACGGGCGACCTCACTGCGCCTGGCCCGGTCCCTTCGCGGGCTCGGCCGCCGGGTCCCCACCCGGGCCCGGTCCGTGCTGGACGAGGAGGGCACGGCCGAGCACGGGCTCGCCGACGGGCTGTGGGTGCCCTACTTCCTCCCCGACCGGGAGCGGATGTTCGACCTCGTGCTCCTCGTCGACCGGGCCCCCACCATGCCGCCCTGGGCCGGTACGGTCCGCGGCATCGCCGACGACGCGGCGCACAGCGGGGCGTTCCGCGATGTGCGCACCGTCGGGGTGACCCTGCCCGCGGACGACGGGGAGCCCGCGCTGCGCTGGCCCGGTGGCCGCGACGGCGACCCCGCCGAACTGCTCGACGGGCGGGGCTCACGGCTCTTCCTCGTCGTCACGGACGGCCTCGCCCACGGCTGGGCGGGCAGCGGTGCGGACCGGTTGCTGGCCCGGCTCGCCGCCGGCGGGCCCACCGCCCTCGTCCACCTGCTGCCGCCCTACCTGCGCCACCGCTCCTCGCTGTTCCCCTTCCGGGCCCAGCTGGACGCCGGCGGGTTCGGCGCGCTGAACAGGCGCTTCGACTGCCGTCCGCCGGGCGGCCTGCGCGACCCGGTCCGCCCGTTGCCCGAACCGGCTGACGACACCGTGCCCGTACCGGTGCTCAGCGTGCGCGCCGGGTCCTTCCGCGCCTGGGCCGACCTGGTCACCGGGGAGCGGGGAGTGCGCCGCACCCTGCCGGTGGTGCTGGCGGGGGCGATGGCCAAGGGGGCCTCCGCCCCCGGGCTGCGCACCCCCGCGCTCGACGGCCCCCGCGCGGCGGCCGCCGCCGTACGCCGCTTCCGTTCGCTCTCCAGCCCGCTGGCCAGGCAGCTCGCCGTCCTGCTGGCGGTCGTCCCGATGGACTTCGCCGTCATCGAGGAGCTGCGCGACCGGGCCCTGCCGGACGCCGGGCCCGAGCATCTGGCCGAGGTCATGATGGGCGGGCTCATCGACTGGAACGCCCACGGCGAGGGCGGCCCGGACTTCGCCGGGGACGTACGCGAGGCCCTGCTCGCCACCAGCACCCGCACCCAACTCGCCCGCACGGTGGGCCTGCTGGCGGAGCTGCGTACCGGCGGCGGACACGGCGCCCGGCTCCGGGCCGCGCTCCACGACCCGGTACGGGCCGCCCTGCCCGGCACCGGACCCGGCGCCCGGCCCTGGCTCAGGATCGAGCTGGCCGTGCTGCGGGCGCTGGCGGGTCCCTACGCCGGGCGCGCGGCCCGGGTGGCGGCCCGTCTGGTGCGAACGCCGGACGACTCGGCTGCCCACCCGGGTGATATCGACGCAAGTGCGGTGAAAGTAGACCGGAAGTACGCCACGGTGGCACTGGACAGCGTCGTTTCACCAGGAGGATCCGTGTCGCCCACGACACCCCCAGCAGCTGACACCTCGGCACCAGCTGACAACACCGCCCGGAGGGCTCACGAGGACATGGAAGTCAAAGCGCCGGAACTCCGCTTCGTCCGTTCGGGCCAGCCGAAGATCATGGGCAACGTTCCGCCCAAGAACCCCAACTTCACCGGCCGCGAGTCCCTGCTCGCCGCCGTGGAGCGGCAGCTGACCGAGGACGAGACGACGGCGGTCCTCCCGCACGCTCTGCACGGCCTCGGCGGCGTGGGCAAGTCGCAGATCGCGGTGGAGTACGTCTACCGCCACAGCGCCGAGTACAACGTCATCTGGTGGATTCCCGCCGAGCAGGAGAGCCTGATCCTCGGTGCTCTGGCGGAGCTGGCCAGGAGCCTCGGCCTGGAGGTCGGGCCGCAGGCCAACACCGCCGTCCCCGCCGTCCGCGAGGCCCTGCGCACCGGCAAGCCGTTCGACAACTGGCTGCTGGTCTTCGATAACGCCGAGGACATCGAGGCGGTCCGTTCGTACTTCCCGAACGGCGGCCCCGGAAAGATCATCGTCACCTCCCGCAACCGTGAATGGGAGCGGGTCGCCACCCCCCTCAGCGTCGACGTCTTCGACCGGGAGGAGAGCATCGCCCTGCTCAAGCGGCGGGCCCGGGGGCTGACCACCCACGACGCCGACCGGCTCGCCGAGGCCCTCGGCGACCTGCCCCTGGCGGTCGAGCAGGCGGGCGCCTGGCACGCGGCCACCGGCATGCCGGTCGACGAGTATCTCCAACTGCTCGAAGAGCGCCGCCCCGAGATCCTCGAACTCACCCCGTCCCCCGACTACCCCCTGCCGGTCGCCGCGGTCTGGGACATCTCCCTGGGGCGCCTCTCCGTCGAGAACCCGGCCGCCCGCCAACTGCTCCAGATCTGCGCCTGCATGGCACCGGAGCCGATCCCGCTGAACATGCTGCGCGGCGGCCGCAACGTGCAGATCACCCCGGAGCTGGACCCCGTGCTGCGCGACCCGCTGCTGCTGGCCCGCGCCACCCGCGATCTCAGCAAGCTCTCCCTGGTCCGCCTCGACCACAAGGCCGGGACGCTCCAGATGCACCGGCTGATGCAGAACGTGATCGTCGCCCGGCTCGACCCCGAGGAGCGGGAGCGGATGCGCAACGCCGCGCATCTGCTCCTCACCACCGCCAAGCCCGGGGTCCCCGCCTCGCCCGAACAGTGGCCCGCCTACCTCGGTCTGCTGCCGCACGTGATCGCGTCGGAGGCGGTCAGCAGCTCCGACGCCTGGGTGCGCGACCTGGTCTTCGACATGGTCACCTTCCTCTACTACTGGGGCGCCCACGAGGCGGGAGCGGACCTGACCCGCAAGGCGTGGGCAGCCTGGCGCGCCCAGTCGGGCGAGGAGGACCTGCACGTCATCCGGATCACCAAGATGCTCGGCTTCTACCTCCAGCACCTCGGCCGGATCGCGGAGGCCGCGGTGCTGAGCGAGCAGGCCCTGGAGATCTCGCGCGGCGCGCCGATCCCGGACGAGGAACTCATCGACTCCATGCTCCAGATGGCCGGTTCGCTGCGCTACCGGGGCGACTTCTACGCCGCCCGCGACCTCGACGCCGAAGCCTTCGAACGGGCGAGCGACCTCTACGGGATGGAGGACCCGACGACGCTGAGCGCGGCGCACAGCCACGGCATCTCGCTGCGCGTGAGCGGTGACTTCCGGCGGGCGAAGGAGCTCGACGAAGAGACCGTCAGGCAGCGCCAGTTGCTGTACGGGCCGACCAGCGGCCTCACGCTGAACACCCTGAACGCCCTGGCCATCGACATCCGTGAGGCGGGCGACTTCCTGGAGGCCAGGGCCCTTCAGGAGTCGACGTACCAGACCTATCTGACCCACTTCGGCGCGACCAACGCCGCCACGATCCGGGCCGCGCTGAACCTCGCGAACTGCCGCCGCCGCGCGGGCCTGCTGGAGGGCGCGTCGGAGCTGGTCGAGGAGGTCCTGGAGCGGTTCACCACCCGGTACGGCGCCGAGTACCCGGAGACGCTGGGCGCCGCGATGGCGGCCGTCGTCGACCGCAGGATGGCGGGCAGGCTGGAGGACTCGCGGCGGCTCGGCCGGCAGATCCTCGTCCGCTACCGCGACATCTTCGGCGAGCATCACCCGTACACGATGTGCGCGATGGTCAATGTGGCGGCCACCCTGCGGGCCGTGGGGGACGTGGAGGAGGCCGAGCGACTGGACGCGGTCGCGGGCGAACGGCTGCGGGCCGACCTGGGGGAGCGGCACCCCTACACGCTGGCGGCGGCGCTGAGCCGGGCCAACGACCACTACGCCCGGCTGGACTTCGCCGGTGCCCTGGAGGTCGACAGCACCACGCTGCCGCTGCTCACCGAGGTGGCGGGCGCCGACCATCCGATGACCCTCGCCTGCGTCGCCAACCTCTCCCTGGACCAGCGGGGGCTGGGCCGCTCGGCCGAGGCGGACCGGCTCAACGCCCAGGCGGTGGAAGGGCTGACGCGGGTCCTGGGGGACCAGCACCCGTGGCAGACCTCCGCCCGGCTGCACCAGCGCATCGAGTGCGACGTGGTGGTGATGCCGCTGTGAACGGGGGGCACTCGGCTGCTGCCCCGGACTGAACCGGGCACATCGACACACCGGCCAGGGGTGGCCGGAGGATCACTCACGGGGGGCGACGCATGACCACGGTCATATTCATCCACGGCACCGGGGTGCGGCCGCCGCACTCCGCGGCCCTGACCGCCCGGGTCACCGCCTCGCTGGCCGAGACCGCACCCCGGGTGCGCGTCGTGCCCCTCGACTGGGGCGAGCGGTACGGTGCGCGGCTCGGGGCCGGTGGCGCCAGCATCCCGCCCGAGGTGGCCGGGGCCACCGGACGGGACACGGCGGAAGAGGCGTACGGGACGGGCGGGGCGGGCGAGACGTACGAGGCCGATGCGGAGACCGTGCTGTGGGACCGCCTCTACCGGGACCCCGAGGCGGAGCTCGCCCTCGCCGCCGCTCGCGGTCCCTCCGGCCGGACACCCCCCGGCGCGGCCTTCCCGGACGAGGACATCCGGGAGCGGCTGGCGGCGCTGGCCGCCCGGGGCGACGCGGCCGCGCCGGAGCTGGGCCCCGGCCTCGCCGCGCACGCCACCGCCCTCGCCCGCAGCCCCCTGCTCGCCCCGGCCGCCGAGGCACTGGACCCCGAGGAACTGGCGTGGACTCTCGCCCGCGCCCTGGCCGCGGCGGTGACCGGCGCGGCTCTCGCGGCGGACGCGCCCGTGATCTGCGACGGCGCCACCCGCGACGCCGCCGTCGACCGGATGGCCGTGGCCCTCGGCGGCGCCGCGCAGGGGAGTGGCAGGGGGCCGGTGGGCCGGCTGATCGGACGGCCCGTCCTCCGGCTCGGCAGCCGGTACGCGGTGCGCCGCCGGCGGGCCCTCACCGGGGCCGCCCACCCGGCGGCGGGCGATGTGCTCAAGTACCTCGTACGCGGCGGACCGGTGCGCACCGCGCTGCGCGAGCTGGCCGCCACCGCCGAGCCGCCCGTCGTCCTCCTCGGTCACAGCCTGGGCGGGATCATCGCCCTCGACACGCTGATCGAGGCCCCGCTCCCCGGCGTCCGCCTGCTGGTCACGGTCGGCTCGCAGGGGCCGTTCCTGTACGAGACGGGCGCGCTGCCCCGTCTCGACCACCCGGACCCGCTGCCCGCCCACGTCCCCCCGTGGCTGAACATCCACGACCGCCGCGATCTGCTCGGCTATGCCGCCGCAGCCCTGTTCCCCGGCCGTGCCGAGGACATCGCGACGGACAACCGGCAGCCGTTCCCGGCCGCCCACAGCGCCTACTGGTCCGACCCGGCGGTCTACCGCGCCATCGGGGAGCGGCTGCCGTGACCGGGCGCAGCGTCGACCCGGCGCGGGTGACGGCGCTCATCGTGGGCGTCGAGCGCTACGCCGCGGGCCCCCGCTGGACCCTGCCGGGGCCGGTCCGCGACGCCCTGCGCTTCCGGGCCTGGCTGCGCTCCGCAGGCGTACCGGACACCAATATCCTGCTGCACCTCGCCCCCGCGGAGAGTCCCGCCGGGGGCCCGGCAAAGGAGCCGGACGGGAGGTCCGGTGCGGGCGGCGGTCACGGGCCCGCCGACCACGAGACCCTGCGCCGGGTCCTGGTCCACGAACTGCCCGCCCGGCAGGGGGACGTGCTCTGGATCTGGTGGGGCGGCCACGGGGTTCTGGACCGCGAGGAACACCAGCGGCTGTACTGCGCCGACGCCTCGGGCGCGGACCGGCGCAACATCGACCTGGAGTCCGCCCGCCGCCGGCTCAGCAGCGACGCGCTGCCCGGGTTCGCGGTGCAGAACTGGGTCGTCGACGCCTGCCAGACCTTCGAGGAACGCCACAACGAGCCCGTGTCGCTCCCGGACGGGGGCCTCCCCGCCGGGCAGCGGCTGCGGGTGCACCGGCAGAACGTGATGCTGGCCGCCGACCGGGGACAGCGCGCGGCCAACGACCCCGTACGCGGCCACGGCGTGTTCTCGGACATCCTGCTGCGCGAACTGTCCGCGCTGCCGGACGACTTGGCCCCCGACCCCGAGGCCCTCTTCGTCGCCGTCCGCGCCCGCTTCGACCGGCTGCGTGCCGAGGGGAACGGAACCCAGCTGCCCGTACTCCGGCTCTACCGGGCCGGACACGAGGAGATCCTTCCCCCGGCTGCACCAACACCCCCGCCGACCAACGGATTTCGCCCCGTAGGTGCGCGGACGGGCGGGGGGCTGCTCCGTGTGGTCGAGGCGCTCCTGGCGTATCCGCTGATGCTCGACCGGGACGAACGGCAGGCGATGGTCGCGGAGCTGGATCCCGTCCTGGTAGCCCGGATGCCGCGGCACGCGGTGCCCCGTACGGACGTGATGGGCATCCTGCGTACGGTACGGCGGAGCCCCGAGGGCCTCCGGGACCTCTTCCGGGCCGTCACCCTGCTCGACGACGATCCTGACCGGGCAGCCGAACTCGACGGAGCGATCGGGGAGTTCCTGGCCGAGGTGCCACCCGGTCCGTGATCGCACGGCGTGATCGCACGGGTTTCCGGAAGGCAACCCATTCGTCATGATGGGAGGGACGAGTGGCATGGTGTGCCGTCGGACCGCCAGGCCGGACCATTGAGGGGGAACACGTCTTGCAGCAGACGGAACCGGGCGGGAATCCGGCCGACTACCTGGAGTCGGACGTCGCGGATCTCACGGAGATGAGCGTGGCCGCCGTACGTGACCTGGCTCCCGTGCCCGGACGGCGTCTGCTGGAGGAGATCCGACGGGCGCGCATCAGCACGGTCGCGGGCGAACCGCCCCAAGCCCGCGCGGACTGAGGATCTTCGGGCCCGGCCGGGGGAGAGGAGCGCGTCGGACCACGACAGAGGAGCGCGGGGTGCACAGACCGATCCGGATGCCCGGCCACTGGTTCGACGAACTCGCCGCGGGCGGGGGCTCGGCAGAGGCGGTCGCGTTCCTCGTCAGCGGCGAGCGGGCCCGGCGCCTCGCTCTCCTGGGCGACTTGCTGGGCCGCCTGGAGGAGCGGCCCGCGCTGCTCGGACCCGCCGACCTCGGCGCGATCTGGGGCGCTGTCGAGGAGGCCGAGGGCCGGAGCCCAGGCTGTGTCGAGGACGTGCTGCTCAGCCCCCAGGCCGGCGGCTGGCTCGCGCACACCCTGCGCAGGCTGCACGGCACTGCCGTGGGTCCTCCGCTGTGGGTGGAGACCGGGCACCTGGCCGCCGTCGCCCTGGTGGCAGCCCTGCGCGCCGGAACCGCCGCCGACCTCGTCGTACCGGCGAGGGACGGCGATGTGGCCCTGCCCACGCTCGGCCTCGCCCGGCTGCCGGGCGCCCCGCCACCGGGGTTCCAGCCGGTCCGGGCGCTCGTACGGGACCAGGAGCTGACCCTCACCGCGAGCGGGCGGGCCACCGGGGCGATGGACTTGACCCTACGGCCGCTCACCGCGCCGCAGAACGGCCTGTGGTGGCCGACGCACCGGCTTCCGGTCCGGCCCGGCGGGCCCGAGGTCGCCCTCGACGACACCGACCCCTACCGCGACCTCGACCGCCCGGTCCCGCCCCGTCGGCTCACCCCTGATGAACTGGCCACCTGGCGGAGGCGCTTCGACGAAGCGGTGGGGCTACTGGGCCCCGGCCCGGCTTCGGGCTCCGGCCCCGGCACCCTGCGCCCCGAGGAGGTCCGGCGCATCGTGCCCTGGCCCGGACGGCTGACCGGCACCCCCGTCGAGGGGCTCAGCGCCTCCACCGGCGACGCGTTCGGCTCGATGGTCGTGGCCGGGCCCCCGGACGGTGCGGCACTCGCCGAGACGATGGTCCACGAGTTCCAGCACAGCAAGCTCGGCGCGCTGCTCCACCTCTTCCCGATGCTCGACGACGACCGGGCGGAGGAGCACTACGCCCCCTGGCGCCCCGACCCGCGCCACTTGCCGGGGCTGCTGCACGGCGCGTACGCCTTCGTGGGCGTCGCCGGATTCTGGCGGGCGCGGATCGGGGACCGGGCCGCCGACCCGCACGGCCTGGCGCCCTTCCGGTTCGCGCTCCGCCGCGTCCAGACCCGTACGGTCCTGCGTACCCTGGCCACCCGCGCCTCCCTCACCCCGCCCGGCCGCCGTCTGGTCGCCGGGCTCACCCGGACCGTCGACGGCTGGCTGCGCGAACCGCTGGACGGGCCGGCCGTGGCACGTGCCCGGGCCGCGGCGGCCGGTCACCGGGTCGAGTGGCGGCTGCGCAATCTGCGGTGCGCGGACGAGGAGCGCGCGGCCCTGGCGGTGGCGCCGCGCTCCGGGGCAGCCCCGGTCACCGGGCGGCGGCCGGTGCTCGTCCCGGTCGCGGAGCGCGGCCGCTGGAGGGACGTCCGGGGCGCCCTCCACCTCCGCCCGGACGCCGTGCCCGACGGGGCGTGCCGCGCCGACGTCCTGCTGGTGCGGGGCGAGGCGGCGGCGGCCCGGGAGGCGTACGCGCGGGGCTGGGCCGACGCGCCGGGGGACCCGCACCTGATGGCGGGCTGGCTGCTTGCCCACACGGCCCTCCACCCCGGCCACCGGCGCCTCCTCGCCCGCCCGGAACGGTTCGCGGCGGCCGTGGCGGAGGCGGACCCGGGGGAGTGGGAGCGGGCCGTCCGGTGGCTCGCGGGGGCGGAGCGGCGGGGCTGAGGCCGCGGGCGGAGCCGCCGGGCCGAGCCGGAGCGCGCGCGGGCCCTCGTCAGCCCCATGTCAGGCCCGCTCCAGGCCTCCATCGGAGGGTTCACACGTGAGGCGCATCACTCTGAGTGAAATTCTCGGCATACATTCCGCCGGACCGGGGAGGGGTCCAGGCTGCTGGTGCGCCGTACCCGGCCCGCCATGCAGCACGCCCCGGCCGAACCGGAGGGGGCATTTCAGGCACGGAAGGCGAAAAACGACATGTCGGCGCTCAGTACCATCCACATCGACGGCGTCTGGCGGGCCGCCGGATCCGGCGCGACACGCGAGGTCCTCGACCCCGCCGACGCCACTGTCCTGGCCGTCGTCGCGGAGGGCGGCGTCGAGGACACCGATGCGGCGATCGCGGCGGCGCGGCGCGCCTTCGACGACGG
Encoded here:
- a CDS encoding effector-associated domain 2-containing protein, encoding MTGRSVDPARVTALIVGVERYAAGPRWTLPGPVRDALRFRAWLRSAGVPDTNILLHLAPAESPAGGPAKEPDGRSGAGGGHGPADHETLRRVLVHELPARQGDVLWIWWGGHGVLDREEHQRLYCADASGADRRNIDLESARRRLSSDALPGFAVQNWVVDACQTFEERHNEPVSLPDGGLPAGQRLRVHRQNVMLAADRGQRAANDPVRGHGVFSDILLRELSALPDDLAPDPEALFVAVRARFDRLRAEGNGTQLPVLRLYRAGHEEILPPAAPTPPPTNGFRPVGARTGGGLLRVVEALLAYPLMLDRDERQAMVAELDPVLVARMPRHAVPRTDVMGILRTVRRSPEGLRDLFRAVTLLDDDPDRAAELDGAIGEFLAEVPPGP
- a CDS encoding HEXXH motif domain-containing protein, translated to MHRPIRMPGHWFDELAAGGGSAEAVAFLVSGERARRLALLGDLLGRLEERPALLGPADLGAIWGAVEEAEGRSPGCVEDVLLSPQAGGWLAHTLRRLHGTAVGPPLWVETGHLAAVALVAALRAGTAADLVVPARDGDVALPTLGLARLPGAPPPGFQPVRALVRDQELTLTASGRATGAMDLTLRPLTAPQNGLWWPTHRLPVRPGGPEVALDDTDPYRDLDRPVPPRRLTPDELATWRRRFDEAVGLLGPGPASGSGPGTLRPEEVRRIVPWPGRLTGTPVEGLSASTGDAFGSMVVAGPPDGAALAETMVHEFQHSKLGALLHLFPMLDDDRAEEHYAPWRPDPRHLPGLLHGAYAFVGVAGFWRARIGDRAADPHGLAPFRFALRRVQTRTVLRTLATRASLTPPGRRLVAGLTRTVDGWLREPLDGPAVARARAAAAGHRVEWRLRNLRCADEERAALAVAPRSGAAPVTGRRPVLVPVAERGRWRDVRGALHLRPDAVPDGACRADVLLVRGEAAAAREAYARGWADAPGDPHLMAGWLLAHTALHPGHRRLLARPERFAAAVAEADPGEWERAVRWLAGAERRG
- the fxsT gene encoding FxSxx-COOH system tetratricopeptide repeat protein gives rise to the protein MDGLPRERAPDTSSVPTDSPDRDPGDRHEGGGPHDPGGTDWRVLADAAWLAAARIGSARTGSPGPGRPPSDVPHPDAPFPTDLPPSGPHGPGADTVPGVSGVPGPPEFEREIRSVRERAHGSPDRMPGTGTAPVRATSLRLARSLRGLGRRVPTRARSVLDEEGTAEHGLADGLWVPYFLPDRERMFDLVLLVDRAPTMPPWAGTVRGIADDAAHSGAFRDVRTVGVTLPADDGEPALRWPGGRDGDPAELLDGRGSRLFLVVTDGLAHGWAGSGADRLLARLAAGGPTALVHLLPPYLRHRSSLFPFRAQLDAGGFGALNRRFDCRPPGGLRDPVRPLPEPADDTVPVPVLSVRAGSFRAWADLVTGERGVRRTLPVVLAGAMAKGASAPGLRTPALDGPRAAAAAVRRFRSLSSPLARQLAVLLAVVPMDFAVIEELRDRALPDAGPEHLAEVMMGGLIDWNAHGEGGPDFAGDVREALLATSTRTQLARTVGLLAELRTGGGHGARLRAALHDPVRAALPGTGPGARPWLRIELAVLRALAGPYAGRAARVAARLVRTPDDSAAHPGDIDASAVKVDRKYATVALDSVVSPGGSVSPTTPPAADTSAPADNTARRAHEDMEVKAPELRFVRSGQPKIMGNVPPKNPNFTGRESLLAAVERQLTEDETTAVLPHALHGLGGVGKSQIAVEYVYRHSAEYNVIWWIPAEQESLILGALAELARSLGLEVGPQANTAVPAVREALRTGKPFDNWLLVFDNAEDIEAVRSYFPNGGPGKIIVTSRNREWERVATPLSVDVFDREESIALLKRRARGLTTHDADRLAEALGDLPLAVEQAGAWHAATGMPVDEYLQLLEERRPEILELTPSPDYPLPVAAVWDISLGRLSVENPAARQLLQICACMAPEPIPLNMLRGGRNVQITPELDPVLRDPLLLARATRDLSKLSLVRLDHKAGTLQMHRLMQNVIVARLDPEERERMRNAAHLLLTTAKPGVPASPEQWPAYLGLLPHVIASEAVSSSDAWVRDLVFDMVTFLYYWGAHEAGADLTRKAWAAWRAQSGEEDLHVIRITKMLGFYLQHLGRIAEAAVLSEQALEISRGAPIPDEELIDSMLQMAGSLRYRGDFYAARDLDAEAFERASDLYGMEDPTTLSAAHSHGISLRVSGDFRRAKELDEETVRQRQLLYGPTSGLTLNTLNALAIDIREAGDFLEARALQESTYQTYLTHFGATNAATIRAALNLANCRRRAGLLEGASELVEEVLERFTTRYGAEYPETLGAAMAAVVDRRMAGRLEDSRRLGRQILVRYRDIFGEHHPYTMCAMVNVAATLRAVGDVEEAERLDAVAGERLRADLGERHPYTLAAALSRANDHYARLDFAGALEVDSTTLPLLTEVAGADHPMTLACVANLSLDQRGLGRSAEADRLNAQAVEGLTRVLGDQHPWQTSARLHQRIECDVVVMPL
- a CDS encoding AAA family ATPase, which translates into the protein MTGQAAASPPSPPPWWVFHATGRAPEGEPPVLPPPPPWRTFPGGPLQPPPPEDDRAAERRLGLVQDGPQLREEEIDAVNASLLLRRPLLITGPPGVGKSTLAYLIARELGLGRVLQWSVVSRSTLRGGLYAYDAIGRAQAIAAWRAADSGDGRAGPGAGTTPDAEGPPALGDFVTLGPLGTALLAFERPRVLLVDELDKSDIDLPNDLLHVLENGSYDIPELGRSDVGSATVFTDDPHGRALVEGGRVECAQFPVVVITSNGEREFPAAFRRRCLPLEMRPPSREQLIGIVVSHLQQCPEGVEALVDEFENRLRGGGTQSIDQLLNAVQLTTAGGFQPDAAGRKLIEMLLRDLSKGR
- a CDS encoding alpha/beta fold hydrolase; translation: MTTVIFIHGTGVRPPHSAALTARVTASLAETAPRVRVVPLDWGERYGARLGAGGASIPPEVAGATGRDTAEEAYGTGGAGETYEADAETVLWDRLYRDPEAELALAAARGPSGRTPPGAAFPDEDIRERLAALAARGDAAAPELGPGLAAHATALARSPLLAPAAEALDPEELAWTLARALAAAVTGAALAADAPVICDGATRDAAVDRMAVALGGAAQGSGRGPVGRLIGRPVLRLGSRYAVRRRRALTGAAHPAAGDVLKYLVRGGPVRTALRELAATAEPPVVLLGHSLGGIIALDTLIEAPLPGVRLLVTVGSQGPFLYETGALPRLDHPDPLPAHVPPWLNIHDRRDLLGYAAAALFPGRAEDIATDNRQPFPAAHSAYWSDPAVYRAIGERLP